AAGGTCCACTTTCTTTAGATGTACTTGAAAAAGTATTTGGTAGAGAATTTAAGCATCTTAAATATTTTAACTTTGAACAGACTGAATTTGACGGTTATAAGCTCATTATTAGCCGCACAGGTTATACTGGCGAACTTGGATATGAATTCTATCTTCCTGCTGACAAGGCTATTTCTCTTTGGGAAAAACTCGTTGCAGTCCAAGATGTTGAACCGATAGGACTCGGCGCACGAGATACTTTACGTCTTGAACTGGGTTATCCTCTTTACGGTCAGGATTTGGATACAGAGCATAATCCGCGTGAAGGTGGCTACTCCTTTGTACTTTCTGACGATGCGTTCACAGAAGTTAAAGAAATGTTGATTCCTTTAACTATTGAAGGCCGTCGCTCCGCAAGACATGGAGACAAGGTATTCCTTGATGATAAAGAAGTCGGAGTTGTCACCAGCGGTTCTTTCTCTCCTACTCTTGGATTTTCAATTGCTCTTGCATATGTGAAAGCGGATTCTGCGGATTCTGCTGAATATGTAGTTAAAGGAGCACGAACGGACCTGAAAGCAATTAAAAGTGAATTGCCATTCTATAAAGATGGAACTGCTCGCAAAAAATTTGATTAATCAACATAACAAAGATTTTAATTAATTGTACTTGCTAACTCCCGCATTCATTTAAAAGGATTGCGGGAGTTTTTATTATGTCTCAAATGAAATAATAAACTTCAACCAATCATTAAAACATAATTAACTAATTAATTTAATATATTACAGAATAAAAACTCTATTAAATTCTTTACCACATAGCCTTTTAAGTTTTGGAGAGTTTAACTCCTCAAACATCTTTTTCTAACATATATCATTATATAACAACAACTTATCACAATAGACCTCTAGGTTTAATTAATCACTAAAACTTGCAATTGTGTCAGTCGCACAACAAGCAAGTTTTTTTTTAATCTTTTTAATTATGTGTATAGTTTTAATTTAAGAGAATAGAATTTTTATATTTTATTGACTATTTTTATCTGTTTTCAATTGCCTTTTAATGGTTTTGGCATTTCGCTGGAAAATTACGCTGCCGCAACGGACAAAATGGGAAAAAGCTTAGGGCATTTTTAGCAACCATAATTATGTCAGTTTATCCAGTTACGATTTGCAAGTCACTTTAGGGCAAGAAATTTGTGGAAGATAACCAAAACAAAATTTAAGGAGCGATGATGAGAATTAATCGTAGAGATTTTGTGAAACTCACGACGGTTGCAGCCGCCGGACTTGCCGCAGTTCCAGCCTTTGGTGGACTCAGTAAAGCTTTTGCTGCTCCGGCAGTTGATCGGGCTAAAAACCTTGATCCTAAGTGGACCAAGCAAACCACTTCTGTCTGTGCTTTCTGCTCTGTAGGTTGCGGTCTTTTAGTAAATACCTCCCTTGAAACCAAACGTGCTGTAAACGTTGAAGGTGACCCTGATCACCCTATTAATGAAGGCTCGCTTTGTGCTAAGGGCGCAAGCTCAATTCAGATGACAGAAAACCCGGAACGTCCCGGCAAGTTTATGTACCGCGCACCTTACGGTGAAGAGTTTGTAGAAAAAGATTGGGATTTTTGCAAAAAACGTATTGCCCGCCTTATAAAAGATTCTCGTGACAAGTCTTTTCAAAAAAAGAACGATAAAGGTCAGGTTGTTAACCGTACCATGGGAATCGCTTCTCTTGGTTCCGCTGCGCTGGATAATGAAGAATGTCTAGCGATGCACAGCTTCATGCGTTCTTTAGGCCTGGTCTATGTTGAACATCAGGCAAGGATCTGACACAGCGCAACAGTTGCGGCTCTGGTAGAGTCGTTCGGACGCGGCGCGATGACAAATCACTGGAACGACTTACAAAACAGTGATTGTATTTTGATAATGGGCAGTAACGCTGCCGAAAATCACCCAATTTCCTTTAAATGGGCAGTAAAAGCTCAGCAGCGCGGCGGCAAAATCATACATGTCGACCCACGCTTCACTCGTACATCAGCCAGATCTGATGCTTATATTGCTTTACGCTCAGGTACTGATATCGCTGTCCTTGGCGGTATGATCAACTATATCATCAAAAACAAAAAGTACTTCCTTGAATACATGGTCAACTATACCAATGCATCTTTTATAGTTGGCAAAGATTACGGTTTTAAAGACGGCTTATTCAGCGGATTCAACCACACAACCAATTCATATGACCAATCAAAATGGGCTTTTGAGCTTGATGAAAAAGGTGTTCCGAAGCAAGATAAAAGCCTTAAAAATCCTCGGTGTGTTTTCCAGATTCTTAAAAATCATTACTCACGATATACACCTGAAAAAGTTTCATCTATTTCCGGTGTTTCAACTAATGATCTAGAATTACTCTACAAGACATACACAGCTACCGGAGTAAAAGATAAAGCCGGAACTATCATGTACGCAATGGGCTGGACGCAGCATTCAGTCGGTGTTCAGAATATTCGCGCCATGGCAATGATTCAGCTTATGCTCGGTAACATAGGTGTTGCCGGCGGAGGTGTTAACGCACTTCGTGGTGAATGTAACGTTCAGGGTTCAACTGACTATGCCCTCCTTTATCATATTCTTCCCGGATATCTTAAGACTCCGCTTGCAGGTCAAGATACTCTGGAACAATACAACAAGACTTACACTCCTACCAGCAAAGACCCGGAAAGTGCAAATTGGTGGCAACATTATCCTAAGTACTCTGCCAGTCTTATAAAGGCTATGTATTCTGAAAACACACCGGAAGAAGGTTATCAATATCTTCCTCGGTTGGATTCACACAAAGCCAGTGTCTATTCATGGATTCCATTGATCGACAGAATGTATGAAGGCGGATTTAGCGGCGGTCTTGTCTGGGGAATGAATCCTGCGTGCTCAAGCTCTGACTCATTTAAAACCCGTAAGGCTCTCAGCAAACTTGACTGGATGGTTAACGTTAACCTCTTCCGTTGTGAAACAAGTGACTTCTGGAAAGGTCCGGACATGGATCCAAAGAAAGTTAAGACTGAAACATTCTTTATCCCATGTGCTTCGTCTATTGAAAAAGAAGGATCAGTTTCCAACTCAGGTCGCTGGATGCAATGGCGTTACAAGGGACCTGACAACTTTGGGGATGTAAAGACTGATGGTCATTATTTCCACGAAATATGGGAAGAACTTGTTCACCTTTATGAAACTGAAGGCGGTGCATACCCTGAACCTATCACACATTTAAGTTTCAATAATATGTGTGAAAAGAATGAAGAAGGTAAATACGAGTTCAGTGCTCAGCAGACAGCTAAACTTGCTAACGGATGGTTCACCCGAGATACTGTCATAAAGGGTAAATCCTTTAAAAAAGGACAACAAGTTCCAAGCTTTGCTTACTTACAGGCTGACGGTTCAACTACTTCCGGTAACTGGCTGTATTGTAACTCCGTAACCGATGAAGGCAATAAAGCTGAAAGGCATGATGCTTCTCAGACTAAAGAGCAGGCAAAAATCGGCTTGTTCCCGAACTGGACATGGTGCTGGCCTGTTAACCGTCGTATTTTATATAACCGTGCATCTGTTGACTCCAAAGGAAATCCTTGGAATCCCAAAAAAGCTGTTATTGAATGGAACGGCACAAAATGGGTCGGCGATGTTCCTGATGGCGGATGGAAACCAGGAACTAAACATCCATTCATCATGCGTAAAAATGGCTTTGGACAACTGTTTGGGCCAGGTCGCGCTGATGGACCACTTCCTGAATACTATGAACCGCTCGAATGTCCGGTTGCAAAACATCCATTCTCTAAGCATCTTCACAACCCAACAGCTGTGCAGATTCTAAGTGAGAAAAAAGCTGTTTGTAATCCGCGCTATCCATTTGTCGGAACAACTTATCGTGTCACCGAACATTGGCAGACAGGTTCAATGACCCGCTGGCAATCATGGCTCGTTGAAGCTGAACCGCAGATGTTTGTAGAGATCAGCCCGGAACTTGCTAAACTTCGCGGGATAGAAAATGGTGATAAAGTCACAATTGAAAGTATTCGCGGATCGCTATGGGCTATTGCAATAGTTACCGAAC
This genomic interval from Desulfovibrio sp. UCD-KL4C contains the following:
- the gcvT gene encoding glycine cleavage system aminomethyltransferase GcvT, with translation MSSLRTTPLTEWHRENGAKLVPFAGFEMPVQYKGIIIEHKHTREKAGIFDISHMGEFLVSGNGAKNALNKLVTQNLDTLASGKCRYGFLPNDKGGVLDDLIIYCLAEDSYMLVVNGACENGDFNWIDSHLPDGINFENISYETAKIDLQGPLSLDVLEKVFGREFKHLKYFNFEQTEFDGYKLIISRTGYTGELGYEFYLPADKAISLWEKLVAVQDVEPIGLGARDTLRLELGYPLYGQDLDTEHNPREGGYSFVLSDDAFTEVKEMLIPLTIEGRRSARHGDKVFLDDKEVGVVTSGSFSPTLGFSIALAYVKADSADSAEYVVKGARTDLKAIKSELPFYKDGTARKKFD
- the fdnG gene encoding formate dehydrogenase-N subunit alpha, producing the protein MRINRRDFVKLTTVAAAGLAAVPAFGGLSKAFAAPAVDRAKNLDPKWTKQTTSVCAFCSVGCGLLVNTSLETKRAVNVEGDPDHPINEGSLCAKGASSIQMTENPERPGKFMYRAPYGEEFVEKDWDFCKKRIARLIKDSRDKSFQKKNDKGQVVNRTMGIASLGSAALDNEECLAMHSFMRSLGLVYVEHQARIUHSATVAALVESFGRGAMTNHWNDLQNSDCILIMGSNAAENHPISFKWAVKAQQRGGKIIHVDPRFTRTSARSDAYIALRSGTDIAVLGGMINYIIKNKKYFLEYMVNYTNASFIVGKDYGFKDGLFSGFNHTTNSYDQSKWAFELDEKGVPKQDKSLKNPRCVFQILKNHYSRYTPEKVSSISGVSTNDLELLYKTYTATGVKDKAGTIMYAMGWTQHSVGVQNIRAMAMIQLMLGNIGVAGGGVNALRGECNVQGSTDYALLYHILPGYLKTPLAGQDTLEQYNKTYTPTSKDPESANWWQHYPKYSASLIKAMYSENTPEEGYQYLPRLDSHKASVYSWIPLIDRMYEGGFSGGLVWGMNPACSSSDSFKTRKALSKLDWMVNVNLFRCETSDFWKGPDMDPKKVKTETFFIPCASSIEKEGSVSNSGRWMQWRYKGPDNFGDVKTDGHYFHEIWEELVHLYETEGGAYPEPITHLSFNNMCEKNEEGKYEFSAQQTAKLANGWFTRDTVIKGKSFKKGQQVPSFAYLQADGSTTSGNWLYCNSVTDEGNKAERHDASQTKEQAKIGLFPNWTWCWPVNRRILYNRASVDSKGNPWNPKKAVIEWNGTKWVGDVPDGGWKPGTKHPFIMRKNGFGQLFGPGRADGPLPEYYEPLECPVAKHPFSKHLHNPTAVQILSEKKAVCNPRYPFVGTTYRVTEHWQTGSMTRWQSWLVEAEPQMFVEISPELAKLRGIENGDKVTIESIRGSLWAIAIVTERISPYLIQGEQIHMVGMPWHFGWVTPINGGDSANIVTPNVGDPNTGIPEYKAFMVNLRKWKEGDR